One window of the Etheostoma spectabile isolate EspeVRDwgs_2016 chromosome 16, UIUC_Espe_1.0, whole genome shotgun sequence genome contains the following:
- the LOC116704570 gene encoding nucleolysin TIA-1 isoform X1: MDDDQPKTLYVGNLSRDVTEALILELFGQIGPCKSCKMIVDTAGHDPYCFVEFYEHRHATATIAAMNGRKILGKEVKVNWATTPTSQKKDTSSHFHVFVGDLSPEITTDDIKAAFAPFGKISDCRVVKDMATGKSKGYGFVSFFNKWDAENAIQQMGGQWLGGRQIRTNWATRKPAPKTTNETTNSKQLSFDEVVNQSSPSNCTVYCGGVTTGLTEQTMRQTFSPFGQIMEIRVFPDKGYSFVRFNSHEAAAHAIVSVNGTSIEGYVVKCYWGKETTDMVSPIQQVQLPQQNTVSFAAQPYSQWGQWYSNTAAQQIGQYVPNGWQVPSYGVYGQTWDQQGYNPLHAGAGWTGVGAVSNGSMVEPGQGVNGTVLTNQAGMSAAGYHTH; the protein is encoded by the exons GTACGTGGGGAATCTGTCCCGGGACGTGACAGAGGCCCTCATCTTGGAGTTGTTTGGGCAGATTGGACCCTGCAAGAGCTGTAAAATGATAGTAGAT ACAGCAGGTCATGATCCGTACTGCTTTGTGGAGTTCTATGAGCATAGACATGCCACTGCCACAATTGCAGCCATGAATGGTCGGAAAATACTGGGTAAG GAGGTCAAGGTCAACTGGGCCACGACGCCAACCAGCCAAAAGAAAGACACGAGCA gtCACTTCCACGTCTTTGTTGGAGATCTTAGTCCCGAAATCACCACAGATGACATAAAAGCTGCTTTTGCTCCATTTGGGAAAATATC GGATTGTCGAGTGGTGAAAGACATGGCCACAGGTAAATCTAAAGGCTATGGCTTTGTCTCCTTCTTCAACAAATGG GATGCGGAGAATGCCATTCAGCAGATGGGAGGACAGTGGCTGGGAGGAAGGCAGATCAGGACCAACTGGGCCACAAGGAAGCCTGCGCCTAAAACTACAAATGAGA caacCAATTCCAAGCAGCTATCTTTTGATGAGGTGGTCAACCAGTCCAGCCCCAGCAACTGCACCGTCTACTGCGGGGGAGTCACAACAGGTCTCACAG AGCAAACCATGAGACAGACCTTCTCACCTTTCGGCCAAATAATGGAAATCCGTGTTTTCCCAGACAAAGGCTACTCGTTTGTGAG GTTCAACTCCCATGAAGCAGCGGCTCATGCCATTGTGTCAGTCAACGGCACATCCATAGAGGGCTATGTTGTTAAGTGTTACTGGGGCAAAGAAACGACCGACATGGTCAGCCCCATACAGCAGGTACAGCTGCCACAG CAGAACACGGTGAGCTTTGCGGCGCAGCCCTACAGTCAGTGGGGTCAGTGGTACAGCAACACCGCTGCACAGCAGATTGGTCAGTATGTGCCCAACGGATGGCAGGTGCCGAGCTATGGAGTCTACGGACAGACCTGGGATCAGCAGGGCTACAA TCCTCTACATGCCGGTGCCGGATGGACAGGTGTGGGCGCCGTGAGCAACGGGAGCATGGTGGAGCCCGGGCAGGGAGTCAACGGGACGGTGCTGACCAACCAGGCTGGCATGAGCGCCGCTGGCTACCACACCCACTGA
- the LOC116704570 gene encoding nucleolysin TIA-1 isoform X2, with translation MDDDQPKTLYVGNLSRDVTEALILELFGQIGPCKSCKMIVDTAGHDPYCFVEFYEHRHATATIAAMNGRKILGKEVKVNWATTPTSQKKDTSSHFHVFVGDLSPEITTDDIKAAFAPFGKISDCRVVKDMATGKSKGYGFVSFFNKWDAENAIQQMGGQWLGGRQIRTNWATRKPAPKTTNETTNSKQLSFDEVVNQSSPSNCTVYCGGVTTGLTEQTMRQTFSPFGQIMEIRVFPDKGYSFVRFNSHEAAAHAIVSVNGTSIEGYVVKCYWGKETTDMVSPIQQVQLPQNTVSFAAQPYSQWGQWYSNTAAQQIGQYVPNGWQVPSYGVYGQTWDQQGYNPLHAGAGWTGVGAVSNGSMVEPGQGVNGTVLTNQAGMSAAGYHTH, from the exons GTACGTGGGGAATCTGTCCCGGGACGTGACAGAGGCCCTCATCTTGGAGTTGTTTGGGCAGATTGGACCCTGCAAGAGCTGTAAAATGATAGTAGAT ACAGCAGGTCATGATCCGTACTGCTTTGTGGAGTTCTATGAGCATAGACATGCCACTGCCACAATTGCAGCCATGAATGGTCGGAAAATACTGGGTAAG GAGGTCAAGGTCAACTGGGCCACGACGCCAACCAGCCAAAAGAAAGACACGAGCA gtCACTTCCACGTCTTTGTTGGAGATCTTAGTCCCGAAATCACCACAGATGACATAAAAGCTGCTTTTGCTCCATTTGGGAAAATATC GGATTGTCGAGTGGTGAAAGACATGGCCACAGGTAAATCTAAAGGCTATGGCTTTGTCTCCTTCTTCAACAAATGG GATGCGGAGAATGCCATTCAGCAGATGGGAGGACAGTGGCTGGGAGGAAGGCAGATCAGGACCAACTGGGCCACAAGGAAGCCTGCGCCTAAAACTACAAATGAGA caacCAATTCCAAGCAGCTATCTTTTGATGAGGTGGTCAACCAGTCCAGCCCCAGCAACTGCACCGTCTACTGCGGGGGAGTCACAACAGGTCTCACAG AGCAAACCATGAGACAGACCTTCTCACCTTTCGGCCAAATAATGGAAATCCGTGTTTTCCCAGACAAAGGCTACTCGTTTGTGAG GTTCAACTCCCATGAAGCAGCGGCTCATGCCATTGTGTCAGTCAACGGCACATCCATAGAGGGCTATGTTGTTAAGTGTTACTGGGGCAAAGAAACGACCGACATGGTCAGCCCCATACAGCAGGTACAGCTGCCACAG AACACGGTGAGCTTTGCGGCGCAGCCCTACAGTCAGTGGGGTCAGTGGTACAGCAACACCGCTGCACAGCAGATTGGTCAGTATGTGCCCAACGGATGGCAGGTGCCGAGCTATGGAGTCTACGGACAGACCTGGGATCAGCAGGGCTACAA TCCTCTACATGCCGGTGCCGGATGGACAGGTGTGGGCGCCGTGAGCAACGGGAGCATGGTGGAGCCCGGGCAGGGAGTCAACGGGACGGTGCTGACCAACCAGGCTGGCATGAGCGCCGCTGGCTACCACACCCACTGA
- the c16h2orf42 gene encoding uncharacterized protein C2orf42 homolog — METEVTVSASSSVVSSSAPQTLTGQANLAAKQRDSRKTTSTTPAFLSNLGRATLRGIRKCPQCGVYNGTRGLSCKNKACGISLRNASAAAGRNSKKCAVEVVKVIIDSEEGVGKEREGGGDLGGGSGGGVQVFSVCHRGRGATATQLGFVELVPTDTAIATGDGATLLTRINLGRCFLPSCRQGQRSNQGETESAVATSKQSSDSLCVHIKQAIECQSRATPLTLKSSVLEGLQASIQAREELWRLATESPGPLVQRVAKDNLVVKCHTCSQHPLGLLHLTVGAGGLISKSERRGREQQQQQVVFHCACQVSSSRRRSRPGVDGAGGATNSPPPPPSAVPSQPCLHFYACVCAFASDEKLASEFAAFINYTPSGVQPNATSRLISPSEKTLQLAGPVSSHQKTKKLRLDESLSGSTQVVDERTVAMGFQQWLASVTERIHQAMHYQFDGKPQPLVYHIPQEFFNALQQRLSLGSKKRRLPNFTTAFVRNDGLPLGSFSKYTWHITNLMQVKRIFDTSELPLELSQSFVKNVDGSYSRFRCPEPPPEQDGYRTDRPQAIRPMELRTFLKVGPVDQKEVSPFVIEWIPDVLPRCQMGELRISFEFGHQQSGQPESCEKTSAAEKGGRNKSDLTQSKHKKAVDILQIIV, encoded by the exons ATGGAAACTGAAGTAACAGTGAGCGCCTCGTCGAGCGTGGTCTCATCCTCCGCTCCGCAGACTTTGACCGGCCAGGCCAATCTTGCAGCAAAGCAGAGAGACAGCAGAAAGACCACATCCACAACTCCCGCCTTCCTCTCCAACCTGGGGAGGGCCACTTTGCGGGGGATCCGCAAGTGCCCGCAGTGTGGCGTCTACAACGGCACCCGTGGGCTCAGCTGCAAGAACAAAGCCTGTGGGATTTCCCTCAGAAATGCTTCTGCGGCAGCGGGCAGGAACAGCAAGAAATGTGCGGTGGAGGTGGTGAAAGTGATAATAGACAGTGAGGAGGGAGTGGGGAAAGAGCGTGAGGGTGGAGGAGACCTGGGCGGAGGCTCAGGTGGAGGAGTGCAGGTGTTTTCAGTGTGCCATCGAGGAAGAGGAGCCACAGCGACGCAGTTGGGCTTTGTTGAACTCGTCCCCACTGACACGGCTATAGCGACAGGGGACGGCGCCACGCTGCTCACCCGCATCAACCTGGGCCGCTGCTTTTTGCCGTCGTGCAGGcagggtcagaggtcaaatCAGGGCgagacagaatcagcagtggcCACTTCAAAACAGTCCTCGGACAGCCTCTGCGTCCACATCAAGCAAGCCATAGAGTGCCAGAGCCGCGCGACGCCGCTGACATTAAAAAGCTCCGTCCTGGAGGGTCTGCAGGCCTCCATCCAAGCcagggaggagctgtggaggctGGCCACAGAGTCTCCGGGGCCCCTGGTGCAGCGGGTCGCAAAAGACAACCTGGTGGTGAAGTGCCACACATGTTCCCAGCATCCTCTGGGGCTGCTGCATCTCACTGTGGGTGCAGGTGGACTGATTTCAAAGAGCGAGAGGCGGGGCCgagagcagcagcaacagcaagtCGTCTTTCACTGCGCCTGTCaggtcagcagcagcagaagaagaagtagacCTGGTGTCGATGGAGCCGGTGGAGCCACCAActctcctcctccgcctcccaGCGCTGTCCCGTCACAGCCCTGCCTTCACTTctacgcctgtgtgtgtgcctttgcaAGCGATGAGAAACTGGCGTCAGAGTTTGCTGCTTTCATCAACTACACGCCCAGTG GTGTCCAACCAAACGCTACCAGTAGACTAATCAGTCCCAGTGAGAAGACGCTGCAACTCGCCGGACCCGTCAGCTCTcatcagaaaacaaagaaacttCGCCTGGATGAATCTCTCTCTG gGAGTACGCAGGTCGTGGATGAGCGCACAGTGGCGATGGGCTTCCAGCAGTGGCTGGCCAGCGTCACAGAGAGGATCCACCAGGCGATGCACTACCAGTTTGATG GGAAACCACAACCTCTGGTGTACCACATCCCCCAGGAGTTCTTCAACGCTCTACAGCAGCGCCTGTCGCTGGGCTCCAAGAAGAGGAGGCTGCCCAACTTCACAACAG CGTTTGTGAGAAATGATGGACTTCCTCTCGGCTCTTTCTCCAAGTACACCTGGCACATCACCAATCTCATGCAGGTCAAACGCATCTTTGACACCTCAGAG TTGCCTCTGGAGCTCTCTCAGAGTTTTGTAAAGAACGTTGACGGCTCTTATTCACGTTTTCGCTGCCCTGAGCCTCCACCTGAACAAGACGGATACAGGACAGATCGGCCGCAGGCCATACGACCGATGGAGCTCCGCACTTTCCTCAAAGTCG GACCAGTGGATCAGAAGGAGGTCAGTCCGTTTGTGATCGAGTGGATCCCAGATGTTCTCCCTCGCTGTCAAATGGGAGAGCTCCGGATCAGCTTTGAATTTGGCCACCAGCAGAGTGGGCAGCCGGAGAGCTGTGAGAAAACGAGCGCGGCAGAGAAAGGAGGTCGTAACAAGTCGGACTTGACCCAGTCCAAACACAAAAAGGCTGTTGACATCCTTCAGATCATTGTCTAA